A section of the Sceloporus undulatus isolate JIND9_A2432 ecotype Alabama chromosome 3, SceUnd_v1.1, whole genome shotgun sequence genome encodes:
- the LRRC15 gene encoding leucine-rich repeat-containing protein 15 isoform X1 — protein MKCKTERCTIKRTTKRASPHTQPHPNPLNPTRGASHHFHRELLFGSDMQKILALCPMDLTGQHCCLAALLLLVGSLTLGLAGAQCPEGCSCSRTAQVECSGSLILEMPGPLPSNAMSLQVVNTQIEELGEAAFGNASALIAVRIEKNSLSRLSPGAFLHLGSLRYLSLASNRIRELPLEVFQSLGRLESLLLSGNQLQRLHPAHFTQLGSLKELQLQGNELQAVHPGAFGQLTSLTRLNLGKNRLARLPPKAFAQLRRLQVLRLYENQLSEVPLGAFESLTELQELGLHQNQIRWLPARLFSANQKLQKLFLSHNRIEVLPEGLLLDLPELSRLSLFGNVLQELRPGTFGPMPGLRELWLYDNQLSTLPGHLFANLTQLRLLVLSRNQLHSISPSTLAGLGELLEVSLHTNQLPTLDGEAFRGLAKLQNVSLQNNRLQSLPRGLFQHTPGLKTLQLQNNSLETLPGGLFNRLHHLRDVRLHDNPWRCDAMLQALRIWLQGNRPVLGSSQPRCASPPQVEGQPIWEVEEGFFGSETPEVTEWGMPTSGQTVSLSWDPQPETTFAPMHTQFLLDNEAGSADIEQGPLGLATDLPNPGVSQAEGGHLGPDAHPDRGGGHLHRGGLCLAARFTGGHDLLWLPKEGCQSVNDAQKLTGTLV, from the exons ATGAAATGCAAAACTGAACGATGCACCATCAAACGCACAACCAAAAGGGCATCTCCACATACGCAGCCTCACCCCAACCCCTTGAACCCCACGCGGGGGGCGTCCCACCACTTCCACAGGGAACTTCTATTTGGGTCTGACATGCAGAAGATCCTGGCTTTGT GCCCCATGGATCTAACTGGACAGCATTGCTGCCTGGCTGCCTTGCTCCTCCTGGTGGGGTCCTTGACCCTTGGCCTGGCGGGAGCCCAGTGCCCAGAGGGATGCTCCTGCTCCAGGACCGCCCAGGTGGAGTGCTCCGGCTCTCTCATCTTGGAGATGCCCGGCCCGCTGCCCAGCAATGCCATGAGCCTGCAAGTGGTCAACACCCAGATTGAGGAGCTGGGCGAAGCAGCCTTTGGGAACGCTTCGGCGCTCATTGCGGTGCGGATAGAGAAGAACAGCCTCTCCAGGCTCAGCCCCGGTGCCTTCCTCCACCTGGGATCCCTGCGCTACCTCAGCCTGGCCAGCAACCGGATCCGGGAGCTGCCCTTGGAAGTCTTCCAGAGCCTGGGCCGGCTGGAGTCCCTCCTGCTCTCGGGCAACCAGCTCCAGCGCCTCCACCCAGCCCACTTCACCCAGCTGGGCAGCCTCAAGGAGCTGCAGCTGCAGGGGAATGAGCTGCAGGCTGTCCACCCGGGGGCCTTCGGCCAGCTGACCTCCCTCACCAGGCTCAACCTGGGCAAGAACCGCTTGGCACGCCTCCCGCCCAAGGCCTTCGCCCAGCTTCGCCGCCTCCAGGTGCTGCGCCTCTATGAGAACCAGCTGTCCGAGGTGCCGCTGGGGGCCTTTGAGTCCCTTACAGAGCTCCAGGAGCTGGGCCTGCACCAAAACCAGATCCGATGGCTACCTGCCAGGCTCTTCTCTGCCAACCAGAAACTCCAGAAGCTCTTCCTCTCCCACAACCGGATCGAGGTCCTCCCAGAAGGTCTCCTCCTGGACCTGCCAGAGCTCTCCCGGCTCTCCCTCTTTGGGAACGTCCTCCAAGAGCTGCGCCCGGGGACCTTTGGGCCGATGCCTGGCCTGAGGGAGCTCTGGCTCTACGACAACCAGCTGTCCACTCTGCCTGGCCACCTCTTTGCCAACCTGACCCAGCTGCGGCTGCTGGTCTTGAGCCGGAACCAACTGCACTCCATCTCCCCTTCCACCTTGGCTGGCCTGGGCGAGCTCCTGGAGGTTTCCCTGCACACCAACCAGCTGCCCACCTTGGATGGGGAGGCCTTCCGAGGCCTGGCCAAGCTCCAGAACGTCTCCCTGCAGAACAACCGGCTCCAGTCCCTGCCAAGAggcctcttccaacacacacctgGCCTGAAGACCCTCCAGCTGCAGAACAACTCCCTGGAGACCCTCCCCGGTGGCCTCTTCAATCGGCTACACCACCTGCGCGACGTCCGACTACACGACAATCCCTGGCGCTGTGACGCCATGCTCCAGGCCCTGAGGATCTGGCTGCAGGGGAACCGGCCTGTCCTTGGAAGCAGCCAACCACGCTGTGCCTCCCCTCCCCAGGTGGAAGGGCAGCCCATTTGGGAGGTGGAGGAGGGCTTCTTTGGCTCTGAGACACCTGAGGTCACTGAGtgggggatgcccacctctggaCAGACAGTGAGCCTCTCCTGGGACCCCCAGCCAGAGACCACTTTTGCACCCATGCACACCCAGTTCCTCTTGGACAATGAGGCTGGCAGTGCGGACATTGAGCAAGGCCCCTTGGGATTGGCCACCGACCTCCCCAACCCTGGGGTTTCCCAGGCCGAGGGGGGGCATTTGGGGCCTGACGCGCACCCAGACAGGGGTGGTGGTCACCTGCATCGTGGTGGGCTGTGCCTTGCTGCTCGGTTCACTGGTGGCCATGATCTTCTATGGCTACCGAAGGAAGGATGCCAAAGCGTAAATGATGCTCAGAAGCTCACAGGAACACTAGTTTGA
- the LRRC15 gene encoding leucine-rich repeat-containing protein 15 isoform X2: MDLTGQHCCLAALLLLVGSLTLGLAGAQCPEGCSCSRTAQVECSGSLILEMPGPLPSNAMSLQVVNTQIEELGEAAFGNASALIAVRIEKNSLSRLSPGAFLHLGSLRYLSLASNRIRELPLEVFQSLGRLESLLLSGNQLQRLHPAHFTQLGSLKELQLQGNELQAVHPGAFGQLTSLTRLNLGKNRLARLPPKAFAQLRRLQVLRLYENQLSEVPLGAFESLTELQELGLHQNQIRWLPARLFSANQKLQKLFLSHNRIEVLPEGLLLDLPELSRLSLFGNVLQELRPGTFGPMPGLRELWLYDNQLSTLPGHLFANLTQLRLLVLSRNQLHSISPSTLAGLGELLEVSLHTNQLPTLDGEAFRGLAKLQNVSLQNNRLQSLPRGLFQHTPGLKTLQLQNNSLETLPGGLFNRLHHLRDVRLHDNPWRCDAMLQALRIWLQGNRPVLGSSQPRCASPPQVEGQPIWEVEEGFFGSETPEVTEWGMPTSGQTVSLSWDPQPETTFAPMHTQFLLDNEAGSADIEQGPLGLATDLPNPGVSQAEGGHLGPDAHPDRGGGHLHRGGLCLAARFTGGHDLLWLPKEGCQSVNDAQKLTGTLV, from the coding sequence ATGGATCTAACTGGACAGCATTGCTGCCTGGCTGCCTTGCTCCTCCTGGTGGGGTCCTTGACCCTTGGCCTGGCGGGAGCCCAGTGCCCAGAGGGATGCTCCTGCTCCAGGACCGCCCAGGTGGAGTGCTCCGGCTCTCTCATCTTGGAGATGCCCGGCCCGCTGCCCAGCAATGCCATGAGCCTGCAAGTGGTCAACACCCAGATTGAGGAGCTGGGCGAAGCAGCCTTTGGGAACGCTTCGGCGCTCATTGCGGTGCGGATAGAGAAGAACAGCCTCTCCAGGCTCAGCCCCGGTGCCTTCCTCCACCTGGGATCCCTGCGCTACCTCAGCCTGGCCAGCAACCGGATCCGGGAGCTGCCCTTGGAAGTCTTCCAGAGCCTGGGCCGGCTGGAGTCCCTCCTGCTCTCGGGCAACCAGCTCCAGCGCCTCCACCCAGCCCACTTCACCCAGCTGGGCAGCCTCAAGGAGCTGCAGCTGCAGGGGAATGAGCTGCAGGCTGTCCACCCGGGGGCCTTCGGCCAGCTGACCTCCCTCACCAGGCTCAACCTGGGCAAGAACCGCTTGGCACGCCTCCCGCCCAAGGCCTTCGCCCAGCTTCGCCGCCTCCAGGTGCTGCGCCTCTATGAGAACCAGCTGTCCGAGGTGCCGCTGGGGGCCTTTGAGTCCCTTACAGAGCTCCAGGAGCTGGGCCTGCACCAAAACCAGATCCGATGGCTACCTGCCAGGCTCTTCTCTGCCAACCAGAAACTCCAGAAGCTCTTCCTCTCCCACAACCGGATCGAGGTCCTCCCAGAAGGTCTCCTCCTGGACCTGCCAGAGCTCTCCCGGCTCTCCCTCTTTGGGAACGTCCTCCAAGAGCTGCGCCCGGGGACCTTTGGGCCGATGCCTGGCCTGAGGGAGCTCTGGCTCTACGACAACCAGCTGTCCACTCTGCCTGGCCACCTCTTTGCCAACCTGACCCAGCTGCGGCTGCTGGTCTTGAGCCGGAACCAACTGCACTCCATCTCCCCTTCCACCTTGGCTGGCCTGGGCGAGCTCCTGGAGGTTTCCCTGCACACCAACCAGCTGCCCACCTTGGATGGGGAGGCCTTCCGAGGCCTGGCCAAGCTCCAGAACGTCTCCCTGCAGAACAACCGGCTCCAGTCCCTGCCAAGAggcctcttccaacacacacctgGCCTGAAGACCCTCCAGCTGCAGAACAACTCCCTGGAGACCCTCCCCGGTGGCCTCTTCAATCGGCTACACCACCTGCGCGACGTCCGACTACACGACAATCCCTGGCGCTGTGACGCCATGCTCCAGGCCCTGAGGATCTGGCTGCAGGGGAACCGGCCTGTCCTTGGAAGCAGCCAACCACGCTGTGCCTCCCCTCCCCAGGTGGAAGGGCAGCCCATTTGGGAGGTGGAGGAGGGCTTCTTTGGCTCTGAGACACCTGAGGTCACTGAGtgggggatgcccacctctggaCAGACAGTGAGCCTCTCCTGGGACCCCCAGCCAGAGACCACTTTTGCACCCATGCACACCCAGTTCCTCTTGGACAATGAGGCTGGCAGTGCGGACATTGAGCAAGGCCCCTTGGGATTGGCCACCGACCTCCCCAACCCTGGGGTTTCCCAGGCCGAGGGGGGGCATTTGGGGCCTGACGCGCACCCAGACAGGGGTGGTGGTCACCTGCATCGTGGTGGGCTGTGCCTTGCTGCTCGGTTCACTGGTGGCCATGATCTTCTATGGCTACCGAAGGAAGGATGCCAAAGCGTAAATGATGCTCAGAAGCTCACAGGAACACTAGTTTGA